The uncultured Treponema sp. genomic interval CTGCGGAATCATCTGCTTCTGAATATTTTCCAGTCGCTTTGTTTTTAAAATTTTTATCTTCAGCCTGAAAAGGACGCTCCGCTAAAATCAGTTCGCATTTTTTTACAAGCAAAGGCGCATTTTTCCAAAGATGAAAAGTTGAAAACAAATCCCTTCCGATTACAAGCCCGATTTTTTCAGGCTTGTATTTTTCTTCAATGAAGCAGATTGTGTCATAAGTGTACGAAATTCCGCCACGCTGAATTTCACAAGGCTCCATTTCAAACCGCGGATCATCTTGGCAGGCAAACTCAACCATTTTTGCACGTTTTTCAGGCGGCAAAGCTCCGTTCATGTTTTTATGCGGCGGAGAAAAAACCGGCACAAAAAGAACTTTGTCATAGCCAAGCGAAACGCAAA includes:
- the nadD gene encoding nicotinate (nicotinamide) nucleotide adenylyltransferase, which encodes MKIAVLGGSFNPIHIGHLALADEICVSLGYDKVLFVPVFSPPHKNMNGALPPEKRAKMVEFACQDDPRFEMEPCEIQRGGISYTYDTICFIEEKYKPEKIGLVIGRDLFSTFHLWKNAPLLVKKCELILAERPFQAEDKNFKNKATGKYSEADDSAEKKFRIEDEPLFKNAVFLKNEPLAVSSTSIRFRAANKMAFQYLVPSKVFKYIIDGNLYGSKN